A single window of Agromyces aureus DNA harbors:
- a CDS encoding immunoglobulin-like domain-containing protein produces the protein MHPSALLPSSRSRRLLAAALTGALVTGLCLAVPLAAEAAEPPPATAHYDMTHAGNQLLDISGNGRNATLTGFTDASFADAGGDAVLRFKKDGYAALPKGLVTGTDNAFTVEYTVATQTATNQFGWVIGDGVGAWNTTALGNHVFVNPRSGESAYSNAVLSGIRVKSATANGEVRLPNGGGLNPGFSTLTLVGNGNALTLYRDGVQISTTTHTYAMSSIIPTGTTLGYLGRSLYTGDALVQADVTDVKFWDVSLSQAEVAASMPTAAAKAAANEALLRADLLPTVLGANPSASQVTRNLTFPASSNGVALTWASQSTAVISNTGVVSRTVTADTPVTVTATTATGTVITFAFTVLAASPSADLDAISLATRTTENLPLVTKGSVNGSAITWTSSDPALVTPTDAGYTAPAVGSADPFAGGGLVERPAYGAGDRTVTLTAHAVLGSTTVEKSFTVAVAEHGRSAPDAGYAAAYFKSDGDEKIYQAATSGNDFFTFSPVNGGAAVITSTTDTKGLRDPYILRSHDGDKYYMVATDLCISCGTGWGPAQSEGSLKIEVWESVDLVHWTRTNGLNTGITVNQPAAGMTWAPEAYWDDELQSYVVFFASRLYSDASHTNSDKLYARMFSVLTRDFKTFTSPPASWQDTGYARIDSTVTKIGDYYYRFTKNEESGAAGTLEAGKDIFLERSKVLTAPTTASNWSADPTQTWQLTDTRMTSLETSQSGEGPEIVKLNEGDPNNASGDGYAFLVDNYGAGGYRAFLTTGAEIASSSQADRLSKRANWNVRPVGGLPASPRHGAFVSVPQTVLTAMHDWTGITAVASTTELAADGREVTAEVEAADGGDVVGTVTFSGGDWTETVTLHDGSATATVPAGIGEVTATYDGYADGLVATSTSAAVELQGGLELQATAATRCIAGKVSLVVTAKNVDDQRADVVIHTSYGDKTVSLAAGASVSSTFATRAASIPAGTLTLTGSAADGSTFEGAFPTPAANCG, from the coding sequence ATGCACCCGTCCGCCCTCCTCCCCTCATCCAGGTCGCGGCGACTGCTCGCCGCCGCCCTCACCGGGGCTCTGGTCACCGGTCTGTGCCTGGCGGTCCCGCTCGCGGCCGAGGCGGCCGAGCCGCCCCCCGCGACCGCGCACTACGACATGACGCACGCCGGCAACCAACTGCTCGACATCTCGGGCAACGGGCGCAACGCCACCCTCACGGGCTTCACCGACGCCTCCTTCGCGGACGCCGGCGGCGACGCCGTGCTGCGGTTCAAGAAGGACGGCTACGCCGCCCTCCCCAAGGGGCTCGTGACCGGCACCGACAACGCGTTCACCGTCGAGTACACGGTCGCGACCCAGACCGCGACCAACCAGTTCGGCTGGGTCATCGGCGACGGCGTCGGCGCCTGGAACACCACCGCGCTCGGCAACCACGTGTTCGTCAACCCGCGATCGGGCGAGTCCGCGTACAGCAACGCCGTGCTCTCGGGCATCCGCGTGAAGTCGGCCACCGCCAATGGCGAGGTGCGCCTGCCGAACGGCGGCGGCCTGAACCCCGGCTTCTCCACGCTGACCCTCGTCGGCAACGGCAACGCGCTCACGCTGTACCGCGACGGCGTGCAGATCTCGACCACCACCCACACGTACGCGATGAGCTCGATCATCCCGACCGGCACGACCCTCGGATACCTCGGCCGCTCGCTCTACACGGGCGACGCGCTCGTGCAGGCCGACGTCACCGACGTGAAGTTCTGGGACGTCTCGCTCAGCCAGGCCGAGGTCGCCGCGAGCATGCCGACCGCCGCCGCGAAGGCCGCCGCGAACGAGGCGCTGCTGCGGGCCGACCTGCTGCCGACCGTGCTCGGCGCCAACCCCTCGGCCTCGCAGGTCACGCGCAACCTGACCTTCCCCGCGTCCTCGAACGGCGTCGCCCTGACCTGGGCCTCGCAGAGCACCGCGGTGATCTCGAACACGGGCGTCGTCTCGCGCACCGTCACCGCCGACACCCCGGTGACGGTCACCGCCACGACCGCGACCGGAACGGTCATCACCTTCGCGTTCACAGTGCTCGCCGCCTCGCCGTCGGCCGACCTCGACGCGATCTCGCTCGCCACGCGCACCACCGAGAACCTGCCGCTCGTCACCAAGGGCTCCGTCAACGGGTCGGCCATCACCTGGACGTCCTCCGACCCGGCGCTCGTCACCCCGACCGACGCCGGCTACACCGCACCCGCCGTCGGGTCGGCCGACCCGTTCGCGGGCGGCGGCCTCGTCGAGCGCCCCGCCTACGGCGCCGGCGACCGAACGGTCACCCTGACCGCGCACGCGGTGCTCGGATCGACCACCGTCGAGAAGTCCTTCACCGTCGCGGTCGCCGAACACGGCCGCTCGGCGCCCGACGCGGGCTACGCCGCCGCCTACTTCAAGTCCGACGGCGACGAGAAGATCTACCAGGCCGCGACCTCGGGCAACGACTTCTTCACGTTCTCGCCCGTCAACGGCGGCGCCGCGGTGATCACCTCGACCACCGATACGAAGGGCCTCCGCGACCCGTACATCCTGCGCTCGCACGACGGCGACAAGTACTACATGGTCGCCACCGACCTCTGCATCAGCTGCGGCACCGGCTGGGGTCCCGCCCAGTCCGAGGGCAGCCTCAAGATCGAGGTGTGGGAGTCGGTCGACCTCGTGCACTGGACCCGCACGAACGGACTGAACACCGGCATCACCGTCAACCAGCCCGCCGCCGGTATGACCTGGGCGCCCGAGGCGTACTGGGACGACGAGTTGCAGTCCTACGTCGTGTTCTTCGCCTCGCGCCTCTACTCCGACGCCTCGCACACGAACAGCGACAAGCTGTACGCCCGGATGTTCTCCGTGCTGACCCGCGACTTCAAGACCTTCACCTCGCCGCCCGCGAGCTGGCAGGACACCGGATACGCCCGCATCGACTCCACCGTCACCAAGATCGGCGACTACTACTACCGGTTCACGAAGAACGAGGAGAGCGGCGCCGCCGGCACGCTCGAAGCCGGCAAGGACATCTTCCTCGAGCGTTCGAAGGTGCTCACCGCTCCGACGACCGCCTCGAACTGGAGCGCCGACCCGACCCAGACCTGGCAGCTCACCGACACCCGCATGACGAGTCTCGAGACGAGCCAGTCCGGTGAAGGACCCGAGATCGTCAAGCTCAACGAGGGCGACCCGAACAACGCGAGCGGCGACGGCTATGCGTTCCTCGTCGACAACTACGGCGCGGGCGGCTACCGGGCCTTCCTCACGACGGGCGCCGAGATCGCGTCGAGCTCGCAGGCCGATCGCCTCTCGAAGCGCGCGAACTGGAACGTCCGCCCGGTCGGCGGCCTGCCCGCGAGCCCGCGCCACGGCGCCTTCGTGAGTGTGCCGCAGACGGTGCTCACCGCCATGCACGACTGGACCGGCATCACCGCCGTCGCCTCGACCACCGAGCTGGCGGCCGACGGTCGCGAGGTCACGGCCGAGGTCGAGGCTGCCGACGGCGGCGACGTCGTGGGCACGGTCACGTTCTCGGGCGGCGACTGGACCGAGACGGTGACGCTGCACGACGGCTCGGCCACGGCCACCGTGCCCGCCGGCATCGGCGAGGTCACCGCGACGTACGACGGCTACGCCGACGGCCTCGTCGCGACCTCGACCTCGGCGGCCGTCGAGCTGCAGGGCGGCCTCGAGCTCCAGGCCACCGCCGCGACGCGCTGCATCGCGGGCAAGGTGTCGCTCGTCGTCACCGCGAAGAACGTCGACGACCAGCGCGCCGACGTCGTGATCCACACCTCCTACGGCGACAAGACGGTCTCGCTCGCCGCCGGGGCCTCGGTCTCGTCGACCTTCGCGACGCGCGCCGCCTCGATCCCCGCCGGCACGCTCACCCTCACGGGCAGCGCCGCCGACGGGTCCACCTTCGAGGGAGCGTTCCCCACCCCCGCAGCCAACTGCGGCTGA
- a CDS encoding immunoglobulin-like domain-containing protein — protein MRDTFVRKLRTGAAVVAAAAAFAAVGAIAPQSADAAEAPAPLIHYTFDAAAAGVVADASGNGYDGVIKQAGATVDGGALSLPGGARASAGYLEVPTAGLVGKTQLTVSTWLENRTGPANVAAAFIGAPVASGASYSSAYWLLNPTNPSGYVKSALTNTVSATAPWGTEVGAGATNAATTGITTPTGMALYTSVIDGVAGKLTTYVNGAQISQVTIARNVSSFGSNLVSYLGRSTYADNGWAGSVGDYAVYGAALDSATVQQLFADQALAGATAAVSVASTATANFTLPTASHGAAIAWASDSSAIAVSGGAATVTRPAGGSADATATLTATFTAGGATATRTFVVTVPAQLSDQAKVDADAAAVSLPVSAGDVRTSFSVPTVGANGSAIGWAVTDGAAVATVRTGVKAGTATITITRPAASAQVELTATATSGAATTSRTFALTVPAKPADADDPEAYVWAFFTGEGAGAERVSLAASKGNDALRWNTLNGGEPIFTSTQGTTGLRDPFIIRSHEGDKFYMLATDLKVAGLAGGFTTAQLSGSLAIEVWESTDLVNWSNQRHIQVSTPYAGNTWAPEAYWDDELGRYVVFWASNLYADTNAASRTAVTYNRMVYATTDDFVTFSEPQVWSDVKRGTGLGLIDSTVAEQDGIFYRFTKDEASMTIREEKSTNLLATITGSLPGTSGAADQWTLVKEKVATGLPNGEPGGTYSSGEGPSIFPSNPGDVNGFEWYLFIDQPSYHGGPNYYIPFGSGDIADGNSWQPLGATLRANLPQNSDGGKPRHGTVIPVTRAEYQKVLEAYAPAVAVAEVAPIDVTTRAGVAPVLPKASLTTAAGATKQADVVWATVPAGDYAAPGTFTVRGVAQDDSRMPVTATVTVTPGVEVVAETRCVAGKVSLVAKAANRASQSANVAVSSAYGERTIALAAGATQSITFPSRLATVPAGQVTATVDGVAVVAAYEGRTC, from the coding sequence ATGCGCGACACCTTCGTGCGGAAGCTGCGGACGGGGGCCGCCGTCGTGGCGGCCGCCGCCGCCTTCGCCGCCGTCGGGGCCATCGCCCCGCAGTCCGCCGACGCCGCCGAGGCGCCGGCCCCGCTGATCCACTACACCTTCGACGCCGCTGCGGCGGGGGTCGTCGCCGACGCCTCCGGCAACGGCTACGACGGCGTCATCAAGCAGGCGGGCGCGACCGTCGATGGCGGAGCGCTGTCGCTCCCGGGCGGCGCTCGCGCGAGCGCCGGCTACCTCGAGGTGCCGACCGCGGGCCTCGTCGGCAAGACGCAGCTCACCGTCTCGACCTGGCTCGAGAACCGCACCGGACCCGCGAACGTCGCCGCCGCCTTCATCGGCGCGCCCGTGGCATCCGGCGCCTCCTACTCCAGCGCCTACTGGCTGCTGAACCCGACCAACCCCAGCGGCTACGTGAAGTCCGCGCTGACGAACACCGTCAGCGCGACCGCGCCATGGGGCACCGAGGTCGGCGCCGGCGCGACGAACGCGGCGACCACCGGCATCACGACGCCCACGGGCATGGCGCTGTACACGAGCGTCATCGACGGCGTCGCTGGCAAGCTCACGACCTACGTCAACGGCGCCCAGATCAGCCAGGTCACGATCGCACGCAACGTGTCGTCATTCGGCTCCAACCTCGTGTCGTACCTCGGCCGCTCGACCTACGCCGACAACGGCTGGGCCGGATCGGTCGGCGACTACGCGGTGTACGGCGCCGCCCTCGACTCGGCCACGGTGCAGCAGCTCTTCGCCGATCAGGCACTGGCCGGTGCGACCGCCGCCGTCTCGGTCGCCTCGACCGCGACCGCGAACTTCACGCTGCCGACGGCGAGCCACGGCGCGGCCATCGCATGGGCCTCCGACTCGTCGGCGATCGCCGTGTCCGGCGGCGCCGCGACCGTCACCCGCCCCGCGGGCGGCTCGGCCGACGCCACGGCCACGCTGACGGCGACCTTCACCGCGGGCGGCGCGACCGCGACGCGCACCTTCGTCGTGACCGTGCCCGCACAGCTCTCGGACCAGGCGAAGGTCGACGCCGACGCCGCAGCCGTCTCGCTGCCGGTCTCGGCCGGCGACGTGCGCACGAGCTTCTCGGTGCCGACCGTCGGAGCCAACGGCTCCGCCATCGGCTGGGCCGTGACCGACGGCGCCGCGGTCGCGACCGTGCGCACCGGGGTCAAGGCGGGCACCGCCACGATCACGATCACGCGCCCCGCGGCCTCCGCGCAGGTCGAACTCACCGCGACCGCGACGAGCGGCGCCGCGACGACATCGCGCACGTTCGCGCTGACCGTGCCGGCGAAGCCCGCCGACGCCGACGACCCCGAGGCCTACGTCTGGGCGTTCTTCACGGGCGAGGGCGCCGGCGCCGAGCGCGTCAGCCTCGCCGCCTCGAAGGGCAACGACGCGCTGCGCTGGAACACGCTGAACGGCGGCGAGCCGATCTTCACCTCGACGCAGGGCACGACCGGCCTCCGCGACCCGTTCATCATCCGCTCGCACGAGGGCGACAAGTTCTACATGCTCGCCACCGACCTCAAGGTCGCCGGACTCGCCGGCGGCTTCACGACCGCGCAGCTCTCGGGCTCGCTCGCGATCGAGGTCTGGGAGTCGACCGACCTCGTCAACTGGTCGAACCAGCGGCACATCCAGGTCTCGACGCCGTACGCCGGCAACACGTGGGCGCCCGAGGCGTACTGGGACGACGAGCTCGGCCGCTACGTGGTCTTCTGGGCCTCGAACCTGTACGCCGACACCAACGCGGCATCTCGCACGGCCGTGACCTACAACCGCATGGTCTACGCCACGACCGACGACTTCGTCACCTTCTCTGAGCCGCAGGTCTGGTCCGACGTCAAGCGCGGCACGGGCCTCGGCCTGATCGACTCGACGGTCGCCGAGCAGGACGGCATCTTCTACCGCTTCACGAAGGACGAGGCGTCGATGACCATCCGCGAGGAGAAGTCGACGAACCTGCTCGCCACGATCACCGGCTCGCTGCCCGGCACCTCCGGCGCGGCCGACCAGTGGACGCTCGTGAAGGAGAAGGTCGCGACCGGCCTGCCGAACGGCGAGCCCGGCGGCACCTACTCGAGCGGCGAGGGGCCGAGCATCTTCCCGTCGAACCCGGGCGACGTGAACGGCTTCGAGTGGTACCTCTTCATCGACCAGCCCTCGTACCACGGCGGCCCGAACTACTACATCCCGTTCGGGTCCGGCGACATCGCCGACGGCAACTCGTGGCAGCCCCTCGGTGCGACGCTGCGCGCGAACCTGCCGCAGAACAGCGACGGCGGCAAGCCGCGGCACGGCACCGTGATCCCGGTGACGCGCGCCGAGTACCAGAAGGTGCTCGAGGCGTACGCCCCGGCGGTCGCGGTCGCCGAGGTCGCCCCGATCGACGTGACCACGCGGGCCGGTGTCGCTCCGGTGCTGCCGAAGGCGTCGCTCACGACCGCCGCCGGCGCGACGAAGCAGGCCGACGTCGTGTGGGCGACCGTGCCGGCAGGCGACTACGCGGCACCCGGCACCTTCACGGTGCGCGGCGTCGCGCAGGACGACTCGCGGATGCCGGTGACGGCCACCGTGACCGTCACGCCCGGCGTCGAGGTGGTCGCCGAGACGCGCTGCGTGGCCGGCAAGGTCTCGCTCGTCGCGAAGGCCGCCAACCGGGCATCGCAGAGCGCGAACGTCGCCGTGTCCTCGGCCTACGGCGAGCGCACGATCGCACTCGCCGCCGGCGCGACGCAGTCGATCACGTTCCCGAGCCGCCTCGCGACCGTGCCCGCCGGGCAGGTCACGGCGACGGTCGACGGCGTGGCCGTCGTTGCCGCCTATGAGGGCCGCACGTGCTGA
- a CDS encoding LamG-like jellyroll fold domain-containing protein — protein MSKHAVITRALRAGGLALGAAIAAAALVAAPLAAPAPADAATGAAVPAAAAAPAAPRDGLLAEYLFTQTTGASVPNSAGGASTVGAASVVNGTDALWTGSSLKFTGGAKTSTADWVRLPDGLLSGKQSATITVETKFDASMLTTFNFLWNIGSDSTTSYFFATMRDKARTAITTASNGGEANARATASLAADRWYSVTTVLDGAADTLAFYLDGVKVGQIATTLEPSSITTQTVNAIGRSPWPDPFYKGEVSAFRAYDRALSAAEVAAVSDADAGAHASTFAASAQAALDAIQPIALTDSSITLPTSSAAGLSWSAPSAGLALGASGTTLQVVQPAPGSPAASGTVTATATVRGVTASKQIAVSVSPAAEATDDYGYLLVHFIEDSAGYAEKIYLDVSRGDDPEQWDPLNDGKPILASQLGTTGIRDPYLTFNPETKTYYIIATDLRVFGGDGGSGSCTSWCYWTKSASTKLLVWESTDLVSWGAPRSIDVSLDASGAEVAELGMAWAPEATWVDDYYPDGRGAFVMYWASNVYQNPEHTGTSYNRVLWGATTDFTQATYAYGGPFVDPGANAIDTTMIQDDGTTYRITKDNGLGKGIYMESTTAARWWESGTTWTQLQTKIGAAWAGGNAGGVEGPAVFKSHSEDRWYLYVDVIPSTGYRPMTTTDLDAGWIQLTDPGFYMAPSTKHGGVISLTKVQYDTVRASDAATAVSTDLGSVELAEGSDAGALADALPETAEVRLAYDRGTATRPVTWDAASVDLTTPGTYPVTGTVSTFSANLDTWTGAGGSTAWNAPDRVLSSSRAITVGATVVVTAAPSAPAFTVQAETRCVAGKAVLVSQVSNTGDAAAEISVVTPYGSKTVQVAAGKTASQTFSTRLASIPGGDVVATSATGSKTAAFAARACN, from the coding sequence ATGTCGAAGCACGCCGTCATCACCCGCGCCCTTCGCGCCGGTGGCCTCGCCCTCGGCGCCGCCATCGCGGCCGCCGCGCTCGTGGCCGCGCCACTCGCTGCACCCGCGCCGGCCGACGCCGCGACCGGCGCCGCAGTGCCCGCAGCGGCCGCCGCACCCGCCGCCCCTCGCGACGGCCTGCTGGCCGAATACCTCTTCACGCAGACGACGGGCGCCAGTGTGCCGAACTCGGCCGGGGGAGCCTCGACGGTCGGCGCGGCATCCGTCGTCAACGGCACCGACGCCCTCTGGACCGGGTCGTCGCTGAAGTTCACCGGCGGCGCCAAGACCAGCACCGCCGACTGGGTGCGCCTGCCCGACGGCCTGCTCTCGGGCAAGCAGTCGGCGACGATCACCGTCGAGACGAAGTTCGACGCCTCCATGCTCACGACCTTCAACTTCCTCTGGAACATCGGCAGCGACAGCACCACCTCGTACTTCTTCGCCACGATGCGCGACAAGGCCCGCACCGCGATCACCACCGCGAGCAACGGCGGCGAGGCGAACGCCAGGGCCACCGCCTCGCTCGCCGCCGATCGCTGGTACAGCGTCACGACCGTGCTCGACGGCGCGGCCGACACGCTGGCGTTCTACCTCGACGGCGTCAAGGTCGGTCAGATCGCGACGACCCTCGAGCCGTCATCGATCACGACGCAGACGGTCAACGCGATCGGTCGATCGCCGTGGCCCGACCCGTTCTACAAGGGCGAGGTCTCGGCGTTCCGTGCCTACGACCGGGCGCTCTCCGCCGCCGAGGTCGCGGCGGTCTCCGACGCCGACGCCGGCGCGCACGCCTCGACCTTCGCGGCGAGCGCTCAGGCCGCGCTCGACGCGATCCAGCCGATCGCGCTGACGGATTCCTCGATCACGCTGCCCACCTCGTCGGCCGCCGGCCTCAGCTGGTCGGCACCCTCGGCCGGGCTCGCGCTCGGCGCGAGCGGCACCACCCTGCAGGTCGTGCAGCCGGCACCCGGGTCGCCCGCGGCGTCCGGCACCGTCACCGCGACGGCCACGGTGCGCGGCGTGACTGCCTCGAAGCAGATCGCGGTGAGCGTCTCGCCCGCCGCGGAGGCGACGGATGACTACGGCTACCTGCTCGTGCACTTCATCGAGGACTCCGCCGGCTACGCCGAGAAGATCTACCTCGACGTCTCGCGCGGCGACGACCCCGAGCAGTGGGACCCGCTGAACGACGGAAAGCCGATCCTCGCCTCGCAGCTCGGCACCACCGGCATCCGCGACCCGTACCTGACCTTCAACCCCGAGACGAAGACGTACTACATCATCGCGACCGACCTGCGCGTGTTCGGCGGCGACGGGGGCTCCGGCTCGTGCACGAGCTGGTGCTACTGGACCAAGAGCGCCAGCACGAAGCTGCTCGTCTGGGAGTCGACCGACCTCGTGAGCTGGGGTGCGCCCCGCAGCATCGACGTCTCGCTCGACGCGAGCGGCGCCGAGGTCGCCGAGCTCGGCATGGCCTGGGCGCCCGAGGCGACCTGGGTCGACGACTACTACCCCGACGGCCGCGGCGCGTTCGTCATGTACTGGGCCTCGAACGTCTACCAGAACCCCGAGCACACCGGCACGAGCTACAACCGGGTGCTGTGGGGCGCCACGACCGATTTCACGCAGGCGACCTACGCCTACGGCGGGCCGTTCGTCGACCCGGGTGCGAACGCGATCGACACCACGATGATCCAGGACGACGGCACGACCTACCGCATCACGAAGGACAACGGCCTCGGCAAGGGCATCTACATGGAGTCGACCACCGCCGCCCGCTGGTGGGAGTCGGGCACCACGTGGACGCAGCTCCAGACCAAGATCGGCGCGGCGTGGGCCGGTGGCAACGCCGGCGGCGTCGAGGGCCCCGCGGTCTTCAAGAGCCACAGCGAGGACCGCTGGTACCTCTACGTCGACGTGATCCCCTCGACCGGCTACCGGCCGATGACGACCACCGACCTCGACGCCGGATGGATCCAGCTGACCGACCCCGGCTTCTACATGGCCCCCAGCACCAAGCACGGCGGCGTCATCTCGCTCACCAAGGTGCAGTACGACACGGTCAGGGCTTCGGATGCCGCGACGGCCGTCTCGACCGACCTCGGCTCTGTCGAGCTCGCCGAGGGCAGCGACGCCGGTGCGCTCGCCGACGCGCTGCCCGAGACCGCAGAGGTGCGCCTGGCCTACGACCGCGGAACGGCGACGCGACCGGTCACGTGGGACGCGGCATCCGTCGACCTCACCACTCCCGGCACCTACCCGGTCACCGGAACCGTCTCGACGTTCTCGGCGAACCTCGACACGTGGACCGGCGCCGGCGGGTCGACCGCCTGGAACGCGCCCGATCGGGTGCTCTCGAGCAGCCGGGCCATCACGGTCGGCGCGACCGTCGTCGTGACCGCGGCGCCCTCGGCCCCAGCGTTCACGGTGCAGGCCGAGACCCGGTGCGTCGCTGGCAAGGCCGTGCTCGTGAGCCAGGTCTCGAACACCGGCGACGCGGCGGCCGAGATCTCGGTCGTCACGCCGTACGGCTCGAAGACCGTCCAGGTCGCCGCGGGCAAGACCGCCAGCCAGACGTTCAGCACCCGACTCGCCTCGATCCCGGGCGGCGACGTCGTCGCGACCTCGGCCACGGGTTCGAAGACGGCGGCCTTCGCCGCACGCGCCTGCAACTGA